A genomic stretch from bacterium includes:
- a CDS encoding PHP domain-containing protein, which produces MRIKVDLHNHTNFSFDGEMNPRRFVEVYTRLGFGAVAVTDHNTRLGALAVAELDPPFRVIVSCEVKSREGEIIGLFLDRDIPRGLSAIDTAKAIHDAGGLTLLPHPMIDVVPTRIDPRVLPAVLEHIDIIECVNARNADPAFDRDAALVANAYGKARGAGSDAHAISGAGTGYVLMEPFDGPADFLEKLHRGTIVARKREAMARSLVNFAYGNTLGQIRVGRMIRAHRRGVPLRRLWDRRAPLGDKTPGV; this is translated from the coding sequence GTGCGCATCAAGGTCGATTTGCACAACCACACGAATTTCAGCTTCGACGGCGAGATGAACCCGCGCCGCTTTGTCGAGGTCTACACACGCCTTGGATTCGGCGCGGTGGCGGTGACCGATCACAACACGCGCCTTGGCGCGCTGGCGGTCGCCGAGCTCGATCCGCCGTTTCGCGTCATCGTTTCGTGCGAGGTAAAATCGCGCGAGGGCGAGATCATCGGACTGTTTCTCGACCGCGACATCCCCCGGGGGCTGTCCGCGATCGACACCGCGAAGGCGATCCACGACGCGGGCGGGCTGACGCTTTTGCCGCACCCGATGATCGATGTGGTGCCGACGCGCATCGATCCGCGCGTGCTGCCCGCGGTGCTCGAACACATCGACATCATCGAGTGCGTCAACGCGCGTAACGCCGATCCCGCGTTTGACCGCGACGCGGCGCTTGTCGCGAACGCTTACGGCAAGGCGCGCGGCGCGGGGTCGGACGCACATGCGATAAGCGGCGCGGGCACGGGATACGTGCTGATGGAGCCGTTTGACGGACCGGCGGATTTTCTCGAAAAGCTCCATCGCGGCACGATCGTCGCGCGCAAGCGCGAGGCCATGGCGCGCTCGCTTGTCAACTTCGCTTACGGCAACACGCTCGGGCAGATCCGCGTCGGGCGGATGATCCGCGCGCACAGGCGCGGCGTGCCGCTACGTCGCCTTTGGGATCGGCGCGCCCCGCTCGGCGACAAGACGCCGGGCGTTTGA
- a CDS encoding RluA family pseudouridine synthase has product MRPGRTHGASFGEPRVAYEDNHVIVFDKPPGLPVQGDRTGDACLVDFARDYLKRTYDKPGNVYATAVHRIDRPASGLVVVAKTGKAAARLSAAFREGWVEKIYLAVVAGSPGEGALTHYLKKDRLTNVSRVVGANEPGAKEATLRYETIATHGARTLVAVRLGTGRSHQIRAQLAHIGAPIVGDTKYGGPGGLGGAIALHAAIVAFGHPVGGREVRVAAPPPDFWTERFGDLASNARRLVAERGAPIPKAT; this is encoded by the coding sequence ATGCGCCCCGGTCGAACGCACGGCGCGTCGTTCGGCGAGCCGCGCGTCGCATACGAAGACAACCACGTTATCGTTTTCGACAAACCGCCCGGCCTGCCGGTGCAGGGCGATCGCACCGGCGACGCGTGCCTCGTTGATTTCGCGCGCGACTACCTGAAACGTACCTACGACAAGCCGGGCAACGTCTACGCGACAGCGGTGCATCGCATCGACAGACCCGCGTCGGGGCTCGTGGTCGTCGCCAAAACGGGCAAAGCCGCCGCGCGCCTGTCGGCCGCGTTTCGCGAGGGGTGGGTCGAGAAGATCTACCTTGCCGTTGTCGCGGGTTCGCCGGGCGAGGGGGCGTTGACGCACTACCTCAAGAAAGATCGCCTCACGAACGTCAGCCGCGTCGTCGGCGCAAACGAGCCCGGCGCGAAGGAAGCGACACTGCGTTACGAAACCATCGCGACGCACGGCGCGCGGACGCTTGTCGCCGTCCGCCTTGGCACCGGACGCAGCCACCAGATTCGCGCGCAGCTCGCGCACATCGGTGCGCCGATTGTCGGCGATACGAAATACGGCGGCCCCGGCGGGCTTGGCGGAGCGATCGCGCTTCATGCGGCGATCGTCGCGTTCGGCCATCCGGTCGGCGGGCGCGAGGTGCGCGTCGCCGCGCCGCCGCCCGATTTCTGGACCGAACGGTTCGGGGATCTGGCCTCAAACGCCCGGCGTCTTGTCGCCGAGCGGGGCGCGCCGATCCCAAAGGCGACGTAG
- a CDS encoding NAD(P)-dependent glycerol-3-phosphate dehydrogenase, whose amino-acid sequence MRSAIRRRGTAISSRKRFGACARCHTRARRLRWTSASIPTGARRRCRRCSGNSTGPTAAGTRDCTRNRISASARRHICGRTARCTFRAAWSPSSIRARTICTPTGWRAATAFSRARTREANVRIGIVGAGAFGTCLGAYLSRLGHEVRVWAFDKGLPESVAATHENEIYLPGVPLPDELAFTNDMGEALSGARLVILAVPSAHMRKVARAARDHLPAGVSIVSTAKGIENETLKFMHEVLEDELPDHRGRLTFLSGPSFAKEVARGKPADVALAARDIGVAREVQAVLHSALFRVYTSDDIAGVELGGSLKNVLAIACGVCDGLGMGASAVAALMTRGLAEMTRMGVALGANPLTFLGLAGVGDLILTCTGELSRNRTLGKRIAAGERAADIVAGQAAVAEGYVTARPVYQLAQKHGVDMPISAAVYRVLYEDADLFEEARLLMNRERKDELEGIFPRI is encoded by the coding sequence ATGCGTTCGGCGATCCGCCGCCGGGGTACGGCGATATCTTCGAGGAAGCGCTTTGGGGCATGCGCGAGGTGCCATACCCGCGCCAGGCGTTTGCGATGGACTTCCGCATCAATCCCGACTGGTGCGCGTCGCCGTTGCCGTCGCTGTTCTGGAAATTCGACTGGGCCGACGGCGGCCGGCACCAGGGATTGTACGCGCAACCGTATTTCCGCTTCGGCACGTCGTCACATCTGTGGAAGGACGGCCCGCTGCACGTTTCGCGCGGCGTGGAGTCCGTCGTCGATTCGGGCGCGGACTATCTGCACGCCTACTGGATGGCGCGCCGCTACGGCCTTCTCACGAGCGCGGACTAGGGAGGCCAACGTGCGTATCGGCATCGTCGGCGCGGGCGCGTTCGGAACCTGTCTTGGCGCGTATCTGTCGCGCCTGGGGCATGAGGTGCGCGTGTGGGCGTTCGATAAAGGCCTTCCGGAATCGGTCGCTGCGACGCACGAGAACGAAATCTACCTGCCCGGCGTGCCGCTGCCCGACGAGCTGGCATTCACGAATGACATGGGTGAGGCGTTATCCGGCGCGCGACTCGTGATTCTTGCCGTGCCGTCGGCGCACATGCGCAAGGTGGCGCGCGCCGCGCGCGATCACCTGCCGGCGGGTGTTTCGATCGTCTCGACCGCCAAGGGCATCGAGAACGAGACGCTGAAATTCATGCACGAGGTGCTCGAGGACGAACTGCCCGATCACCGCGGACGGCTGACTTTCCTTTCCGGTCCCTCGTTCGCCAAGGAGGTCGCGCGCGGCAAGCCCGCGGACGTGGCGCTCGCCGCGCGGGATATCGGCGTCGCGCGCGAGGTGCAGGCGGTACTGCACTCCGCGCTTTTTCGCGTATACACCTCCGACGATATCGCGGGCGTCGAGCTAGGCGGCTCGCTGAAAAACGTTCTCGCGATCGCGTGCGGCGTGTGCGACGGCCTCGGTATGGGCGCCTCCGCCGTCGCGGCGCTGATGACACGGGGCCTCGCGGAGATGACGCGCATGGGCGTCGCGCTTGGCGCGAATCCGCTGACCTTCCTTGGCCTCGCGGGCGTCGGCGATCTCATCCTTACCTGCACGGGTGAGCTGTCGCGAAACCGCACGCTCGGCAAACGCATCGCGGCGGGCGAGCGCGCGGCGGATATCGTCGCGGGCCAGGCCGCCGTCGCCGAGGGCTACGTGACCGCGCGGCCGGTTTATCAGCTCGCGCAAAAACATGGCGTGGACATGCCGATCAGCGCGGCCGTTTATCGCGTGTTGTACGAAGACGCCGACCTGTTCGAGGAGGCGCGCCTCCTGATGAACCGCGAGCGCAAGGACGAACTGGAAGGAATTTTTCCGCGAATCTGA